One window from the genome of Candidatus Bathyarchaeia archaeon encodes:
- a CDS encoding iron-sulfur cluster assembly scaffold protein codes for MTRKDVVDALEGFPPVKMHCSNLVADALKAAIRLPQ; via the coding sequence ATCACAAGAAAGGATGTAGTAGACGCTTTAGAGGGATTTCCACCAGTCAAAATGCATTGCTCAAACCTAGTAGCAGATGCCTTAAAAGCCGCAATAAGGTTACCACAATAA